A stretch of Bradyrhizobium sp. CCBAU 53338 DNA encodes these proteins:
- a CDS encoding sorbosone dehydrogenase family protein: MNQFTFASERRNLRVFAVVLLGALLGIAPASSEPVRRSGYVLGSETCGSGDLAFPRVQIDMKAGFCAGLVASDEDHLKFPRSIIQVPGRDLFVVADMGGWGHTDGRLLLLDPHAASGQRFKELLTAVEYPFGLAIGPDKKLYASTAESIFRFDPLADNPRSTVETIIHHMPGRRITLPDGTKLDEAAHPLKQFVFDRNGRLFVNVGAHSDDCITSAPITKPCAAAEGASAMAAIWLFTPPSGGVFPALKPNDPDPPHTIYARGLRNSMALVLHPNFPDAGYAFLQGENGRDLPDIFKPNEEINAIEQGRHYGWPYCYDLSTPSPEFKLVLQSGVYKSLCTGNPLYKAPFSLLPPHGAPLSMLYYHGAMFPELEGKLLVSLHGYRPTGSRVLIYDVDDHGFPKPAPPPVRYHVSCAADPTHTFQTDAGDVTAAPFEELIAGWHRVNGARPQGAPVGMTVAEDGAIWLVEDKNQTIIRIDRAVGDPPPPLPCDTRSQALIDQLAAFVAKDAQNNIRITALRKNLVEKHCVGCHSDFGLKAGQSDADKDAAVLRFMLSQDGWIYPGDPASGRLRARLRGIGAEKLMPPGGEGLPKTEPGYAALLNTVDLLVARMVPGTPMRIKLGLPQRKFVSKANKECGEIPAAKVVVVTQRNAVDKPGFSRFFRPADPYLNGECSDDDGYYIRQDFLVPLP; this comes from the coding sequence GTGAACCAGTTCACATTCGCCAGCGAACGCCGAAATCTGCGTGTATTTGCAGTGGTTTTGCTCGGAGCGCTGCTCGGCATCGCCCCGGCCTCGTCCGAGCCGGTGAGGAGGAGCGGCTACGTGTTGGGATCGGAGACCTGCGGCAGCGGCGATCTCGCCTTTCCAAGAGTCCAGATCGACATGAAAGCCGGCTTCTGCGCGGGCCTCGTCGCCAGCGATGAGGACCATCTGAAATTTCCGCGGTCGATCATTCAGGTGCCGGGCCGGGATCTGTTCGTGGTCGCCGACATGGGTGGCTGGGGCCACACCGATGGCCGGCTGCTGCTGCTCGATCCGCACGCGGCTAGCGGTCAGCGGTTCAAGGAGCTTCTGACCGCCGTCGAATATCCGTTCGGCCTCGCGATCGGTCCAGACAAGAAGCTCTACGCCTCGACCGCGGAGAGCATCTTCCGCTTTGATCCCCTCGCTGACAACCCGCGCAGCACGGTCGAGACCATCATCCACCACATGCCGGGCCGCCGCATCACGCTACCTGACGGCACGAAGCTCGATGAGGCGGCACATCCGCTGAAGCAGTTCGTGTTCGACAGGAACGGGCGGCTGTTCGTCAATGTCGGCGCCCATAGCGACGATTGCATCACGTCGGCGCCGATCACGAAACCTTGTGCGGCCGCCGAAGGCGCCTCCGCCATGGCTGCGATCTGGCTGTTCACACCGCCGTCAGGTGGCGTCTTCCCGGCGCTGAAGCCGAACGATCCCGATCCGCCGCATACGATCTACGCGCGGGGCCTGCGCAATTCGATGGCGCTGGTGCTGCATCCGAATTTCCCGGATGCCGGCTACGCCTTCCTGCAAGGCGAGAACGGTCGCGATCTACCCGACATCTTCAAGCCGAACGAGGAGATCAACGCGATCGAGCAGGGCAGGCATTATGGCTGGCCCTATTGTTACGATCTGTCGACGCCGAGCCCCGAGTTCAAACTCGTACTGCAATCGGGCGTCTACAAATCGCTTTGCACCGGCAATCCGTTGTACAAGGCGCCCTTCTCACTGCTGCCGCCGCACGGTGCGCCGCTCTCGATGCTGTATTATCACGGTGCAATGTTTCCGGAGCTCGAAGGCAAGCTCTTGGTCAGTCTGCACGGCTATCGCCCGACCGGCAGCCGCGTGCTGATCTACGACGTCGACGACCACGGCTTCCCGAAGCCGGCCCCGCCACCGGTGCGTTACCACGTCAGTTGCGCGGCCGATCCGACTCATACCTTTCAGACCGACGCCGGGGATGTCACGGCTGCGCCGTTCGAGGAGCTGATCGCCGGCTGGCACCGCGTCAACGGTGCGCGGCCGCAAGGCGCCCCCGTCGGTATGACAGTCGCAGAGGATGGTGCGATCTGGCTGGTCGAGGACAAGAACCAGACCATCATCCGGATCGATCGCGCCGTGGGCGATCCACCGCCGCCGCTGCCCTGTGATACGCGCAGCCAGGCGCTGATCGACCAGCTTGCCGCCTTCGTCGCCAAGGATGCGCAGAACAATATCCGCATCACCGCGCTGCGGAAGAACCTCGTCGAAAAGCATTGTGTCGGCTGCCACTCCGATTTCGGCCTGAAGGCGGGGCAGTCGGACGCCGACAAGGACGCCGCCGTGCTGCGCTTCATGCTGTCGCAGGATGGCTGGATCTATCCGGGCGATCCTGCCTCCGGCAGACTGCGCGCGCGGCTGCGCGGCATCGGCGCAGAGAAGCTGATGCCGCCGGGTGGCGAGGGCCTGCCGAAGACCGAACCGGGTTACGCGGCGCTGCTCAACACGGTTGATCTGCTGGTTGCCAGGATGGTTCCGGGGACACCGATGCGCATCAAGCTCGGCCTGCCACAGCGCAAGTTCGTCAGCAAGGCGAACAAGGAATGCGGCGAAATACCGGCCGCCAAGGTCGTTGTCGTGACACAAAGGAACGCTGTAGACAAACCCGGCTTCAGCCGATTCTTCCGGCCGGCCGATCCCTACTTGAACGGCGAGTGCAGCGACGACGATGGCTATTACATCCGGCAGGATTTTCTGGTGCCTTTGCCGTAG